The sequence below is a genomic window from Acidobacteriota bacterium.
GATCTGCTTCCAAACTTCAAGCAGGGCGATTTCCCGCTGTCGGACATTGGCGCCAACCAGCAGGAAGCGCAGGCCATTTTTGACCGTGCCGGGTGGAACTGAGCGGCGGCGAACCCTCCTGCGCTGGCGTTCACATTCGCGTCAGGTGCATCCTGACAAATCTGTAACGGCTGCTGTCGATCCTCGCTTCCCAGCGGTTTCGATCCTAGTCTGGCAGCTTGAAGGATCTGGAGTTTCCCGAATGGCCGCAAAACTGTTCCGGGCCGCCGCCGCGCTCGCCTTTGTCGCCGCCGCCGCACTCGGTGCGTCGGCGCAAGGCGTGATCCGCGACGCGGAAATCGAAGAGACGCTGCGGGAATGGACCGATCCGATCCTCGAAGTGGCCGGCCTCGTGCCTTCGGATGTCGAAATCTATGTCCTCGATGATCCCTCGCTGAACGCCTATGTGGCCAATGGCCAGCGCATCCACCTGCACACCGGCCTGCTGACCGCCGCCGAGAACCCGGCACAGATCAAGGGCGTAATCGGGCACGAGATCTGCCACATCGCCTGCGGCCATACGGTCGCGCGCCTGCGGGCGGCCAATGTCGCGATGCGGCCAGCGCTTGTGTCGATCGGCCTCGGCATCCTGGCAATCGCCGCCGGCGAGGCGGGCGCCGGCGCCGCGCTGATCGGCAGCTCCAGCCAGTTCGCTGCGCTGAACTTCTACGTCCATACCCGCGCGGAAGAATCTGCGGCTGACGCCGCCGCCGTCAAATACCTCTCGGCACTGGGACAGTCGCCTGCCGGCATAGTCGAGTTCTTCGAGAATTTCCGCTACCAGGAAGTCCTGTCCGACGCGAAGCGCTTTCCATACTTCCGCTCCCACCCGCTGGCCTCCGACCGTATCCGCACGGCGCGCGCGCTCGCTGAGGCAACCGGCCTGATGGATGTTCCGCCTACGGAGCGAGAGCAGCACCAGTATGACATGATGCGCGCCAAGCTCATCGGATTCCTCGACACGCCGCTGAAAGTGCGCCGCGAATATCCGGCGACGGACACAAGCGAGCCTGCCCGCTACGCGCGCGCCATCTCGGCCTATCGCGCCTCGGACATCCCGCTGGCGCTGACCGAGATCGAGTCGCTGCTGACGGAAGAACCGGACAATGCGTACTTCAACGAGCTCAAGGGCCAGATCCTGTTCGAAAGCGGCCGCGCCGCTGAATCGGTGGCGCCGCACAAGCATTCGCTGGACATCATTCCGGGCCAGCCCCTGTTCCTGATCAACTACGCCCGCTCCCTGAACGCACGCGGCGAGGCCGGCGATTCGGAAGCCGCCGAAGCGGCGCTGCGCGATGCGCTGATTGCAGAACCCGACAACGCCTTCGCCTGGGCCCAGCTTGCGATCACGCTGGAAAATCAGGGCCGGCGCCCCGAAGCCCAACTGGCCACGGCCGAGTCGGCTTACTGGGTCGGCGACATCGTCCGCGCCAACTCGTTCGCCCACCGCGCCGTTCAGTCGCTCGAGAAGGGAACCACGTCCTACCGCCGGGCTGACGACATCATGTTGATCACCGACCCCAACAATCCCGACAACCGCCAGTTCTACGAGCGCTATGGGCGCAGCTCGCGCCTGTCGCTCGAAACTTCGGGTCGGGACATGCCATTCGGCGATTTTTCGGCCACACAGCGCCGGTAACGCCTGTGTGAGTACGGGTGGACGCGGGCGGGCGCTTGCCTATAGTCCCGCCAGTTTCATGCACAGGACCGACGCCAGATGACGCCCCTCCTCCGAAAGCCCCTCCTTGCAGCCGCCGTTGCCGCGCTTGCCTTCCTGCCTGCCTGCGCCCAGCCGGGTGCGGGCGGCGCCAGCAAGTCCGAGATCGAAAAGATCGTCCACGAATATATCGTTGAGCACCCGGAGGTCATCGAAGAGGCCCTTGTGGCGCTGTCGAACCGCGAGAAGGCGGCCCAGGCCGCCGCCGCGCAGGCCGCGATTTCCGACAATGCCAGTCAGCTCTATTCACATGCGGGCGACTTTTCGGTCGGGCCGGCGGACGCCGAGGTCACGATCGTCGAGTTCTTCGACTACCGCTGCGGCTACTGCAAACGCTCAGTCGACTGGGTGCGCGACCTGCCTCAGTCCTATGACGGCAAGGTGCGCGTTGTTTACAAGGAATTCCCGATTTTCGGCGGGATCAGCGAGACAGCAGCGCTGGCTGCCCTCGCAGCCGGCAAGCAGGGCAAGTATGCCGAGATGCACGTCGCGCTGATGAACCTGAAATCAAACGACGACCTGACCGAGGCCAATATCGATGCACTCGCCCGGGACATCGGCATCGATGTCGCGAAGATGCGCGCCGACATGAAATCGAAAGCCGTCACGCAGCAGCTGGCCGACATGAAATCGCTCGGCGAGGCGCTGGCGGTGACCGGCACGCCGGGCTTCTTCATCGGCACGACGCATATCGAAGGCGCGAACCTTCCGGCCATCGAGCGCGCCATCAAGGACGAGCTGAAAGGCTAGTCTTCGCCGCTCACGCCGCCGCGCAGCGCTTTCACTTCGCCGCGTTTCTTCTTCGAGGCGATGCGGCGCCGGACGCTGCCGGCCGTCGGTTTCGTCTTGATACGGCGTTTCGGCGCGACCGCTGCCTTGGCGATCATCTCGGCCAGCCGCGCCCGCGCCGCCTGCCGGTTCTGGACCTGACTGCGATGCTCGCTCGCCTCGAGGATCAGGCGCCCGTCGGCGGTGATCCGGTTGGCGAAAAGCTTCTGGAACCGTTCCTTGATAGATGCCGGCAGCGACGACGCCGTGACCATCCAGGTGAGCTGCACCGCGGATGACACCTTGTTCACGTTCTGCCCGCCCGGGCCCGACGCGCGCACGAAGGCCTCGCTGAGCTCCCAGGCCGGAACCGTCAGGCTGTCAGAGATTCTCAGGTCGCCAAATTCGCTCATCGGAGAAACCTGAAGGACCTGT
It includes:
- a CDS encoding M48 family metalloprotease — translated: MAAKLFRAAAALAFVAAAALGASAQGVIRDAEIEETLREWTDPILEVAGLVPSDVEIYVLDDPSLNAYVANGQRIHLHTGLLTAAENPAQIKGVIGHEICHIACGHTVARLRAANVAMRPALVSIGLGILAIAAGEAGAGAALIGSSSQFAALNFYVHTRAEESAADAAAVKYLSALGQSPAGIVEFFENFRYQEVLSDAKRFPYFRSHPLASDRIRTARALAEATGLMDVPPTEREQHQYDMMRAKLIGFLDTPLKVRREYPATDTSEPARYARAISAYRASDIPLALTEIESLLTEEPDNAYFNELKGQILFESGRAAESVAPHKHSLDIIPGQPLFLINYARSLNARGEAGDSEAAEAALRDALIAEPDNAFAWAQLAITLENQGRRPEAQLATAESAYWVGDIVRANSFAHRAVQSLEKGTTSYRRADDIMLITDPNNPDNRQFYERYGRSSRLSLETSGRDMPFGDFSATQRR
- a CDS encoding thioredoxin domain-containing protein; translated protein: MTPLLRKPLLAAAVAALAFLPACAQPGAGGASKSEIEKIVHEYIVEHPEVIEEALVALSNREKAAQAAAAQAAISDNASQLYSHAGDFSVGPADAEVTIVEFFDYRCGYCKRSVDWVRDLPQSYDGKVRVVYKEFPIFGGISETAALAALAAGKQGKYAEMHVALMNLKSNDDLTEANIDALARDIGIDVAKMRADMKSKAVTQQLADMKSLGEALAVTGTPGFFIGTTHIEGANLPAIERAIKDELKG
- the arfB gene encoding aminoacyl-tRNA hydrolase; its protein translation is MSEFGDLRISDSLTVPAWELSEAFVRASGPGGQNVNKVSSAVQLTWMVTASSLPASIKERFQKLFANRITADGRLILEASEHRSQVQNRQAARARLAEMIAKAAVAPKRRIKTKPTAGSVRRRIASKKKRGEVKALRGGVSGED